In the genome of Scylla paramamosain isolate STU-SP2022 chromosome 10, ASM3559412v1, whole genome shotgun sequence, the window GAATGGTGTCGAGTGTATGGTTGTGAATGTATAAGCAAGCATGTAAAGGGTTTTGAAAAATTGTGTGACTGGAAAAGGCAAAGAGTAGGCAGAGTGTAATGTTGAGATTAGTAAGtataacattgtcaaaaaatattaatattgtaAGTATACACCATTGTCTTTAGTATTTTACCAACTTACAGTCCCTGCTCAAAATGTTTTTAAATGTTATGAAGACAGTTCAAGAAAATATGCAGTGCAGTGGTTGCAGTAAAATTAGTTACATTCTGTATATCCACGTAAataccaaaagaaaaatattttaaaaatgTGTAGCAGCTAACAAGCAGAAATAGTTTGGGAAGGCTTAAGGCACTCTTGGCATTACCACTGGATATGAAAATATACTATGCTTCATAAGAACTTTACATGGTTCAGATACATgaatgattctgggcttgttcctccctctcctccaccctctgactaattcatgccacctattaaaattcttcgcaatgatgttttccatgccctcgctggcctaaaccctcagaaggcttatggacctgatggggtccctcctattgttctccaaaactgtgcctccatgcttgcaccttgcctagtcaaactctttcagctctgtctgtcaacatctacctttccttgctggaagtttgcctacattcaacctgttcctaaaaagggtgaccattctaatccctcaaactaccgtcctattgctttaatttcctgcctatctaaagttttttaatctatcctcaacaggaagattcttaaacatctatcacttcacaaccttctatctgatcgccagtatgggttccgtcaaggccgctatactggtgatcttctggctttccttactgagtcttggttatcctcttttagagattttggtgaaacttttgctgttgccttggacatatcaaaagcttttgatagagtctggcacaaacctttgatttccaaactaccctcctacggtttctatccttctctctgtaacttcatctcaagtttcctttctgaccgttctattgctgctgtggtagatggtcactgttcttctcctaaatctattaagagtggtgttcctcagggttctgtcctgtcacccactctcttcttattattcattaatgatcttctaaaccaaacttcttgtcctatccactcctacgctgatgataccaccctgcacttttccacgtcttttcatagacgtccaacccttcaggaggtaaacatatcatgcagggaagccacagaatgcctgacttctgatctttctaaaatttctgattggggcagagcaaacttggtattgttcaatgcctcaaaaactcaattcctccatcaactcaacacaaccttccagacaactatcccctcttcttcaatgacactcaactgtccccctcttctacactgaacatcctctttctgtcctttacttataatctgaactggaaacttcacatctcatctctagctaaaacagcttctatgaagttaggtgttctgagacgtctctgccagtttttctcatccccccagctgctaactctgtataagggccttatctgtccatgtatggagtacgtttcacgtgtctgggggggttccactcatactgctcttctagacagggtggaatcaaaagcttttcgtctcatcaactcctctcctctaactgactgtcttcagcctctctctcaccgctgcaatgttgcatatctagctgtcttctaccgctattttcatgctaactgctcttctgatcttgctaactgcatgcctcccttccgtggcctcgctgcacaagactttctttctctcacccctattctgtccacctctctaacgcaagagttaaccagtattctcaatcattcatccctttctctggtaaactctggaactccctgcctgcttctgtatttccaccttcctatgacttgaattccttcaagagagaggtttcaagacacttatccatcaatttttgaccactgctttgacccttttatgggactggcatttcggtgggcattttttttttttattagatttttgttgcccttggccagtgtccttcctacataaaaaaaaaagaaaagttcacAGAGATCAATAGCAGTCTGGATAGTAAAATCTGAGATACGTTAAGCCTATGTTTAGAGAGAATAACAGTTTTGAACCAGTGGCAAACTTGGCAAAATAAGAGAAACCAATACAGTAACTGACATATGTACGAGTATTGCATGACTTACATCATAAACTTAGTGACAATCTGTTAATCGACAATCATGGCAACAGTCCTGATACCGTTTTTCCTCCTAGTTTTCTTGTTGAGACAGAGCTATTTGATAACAGATGGAGCATATTAGATGCAACTATTATTCTACCATTTTATCCTGGGGTGTTTCTCctggtaacatttttttttcaaattttctcaTCGTATCGTATTGCTACATACTGCAGAACTGAATGTGTACACAGGTAAGTGATCTTTGTAATACTTATTATAATCGCCTAAATTTTACTTAGTACTTTATTatttgacaagaaaaaaaaaaagttggacaAAAATATCACAGCAAGGAAAACCTGCCATTCCCAAAGTTAATACGGGCATAATGATGAATGTGCCTGCCTGAACTAGAAAACTTCCCAGTCCTAAAGCGTTAAGTGGTATTTATAAACGCAATTTTAACCAGGGAATATGCTTGGAACAAAACATTATagatcaacaccaccaccagtaacaacgGCGACGCCAGCAGAGAAACGAACCACGCATAGACGTACTACAGCGATGATGAGCTTGTCACATAGTCATCGTCTGGATCGTGAAGGAATTATTTCTGAGATGGATATAGTGCGAGATTATCTGACCATGCTGCTGAGGTAAATTTACTCTGGTCACGGGACAAACGCAGCGGTGCATTAAGGAGTTCGGATCTTCACAGTCATTAGTGAGGCGAGTCATCAGTCAGACTTTATTGGATACATACTACCAGCCACCCTTCATGTTATATGGTATCTGCATTACGTGGTTTCTCACAGATGCTCGTATGCTGAAGAACCAGACTGAGTTCCTGGAGATTGCTGGCTTCCCTAGAGCTATGGGGTGCTGTGGACTACCCTGGCCATACAAAGATATAAAAGCACCAAAAGATTTTCCTAGAGAATATATAAACAGTGAAAGTTACCACAGCATTAATGTGCAATTTGTGCTCAATGCAAGACTTGAAATTATTGACCGTTTCGCACAGTGGTCGCTATGCATGATGCCAGAATGGTAGTGGGCCTAAGATGTTTGATAATAATTTGATATCCCATTTGGATGTCTGTTACAAGGGTACAGTGAACTAAAACATGGCTTCCCACACCCCACTTGCAGCCACAATGAATGCAGCAGGTCATTATTATCGGATTTTCGTTATTTCCGGACTCCTTTTATTCTGAGAAGTCAAGGATCGAATATACTCACACGTGCGTATACGTgcgttaactttttttttttttctggaccCACAGACAATCAGTGAGTATGGCGGCGAGAGAAATCGAAAAATTAAAGAGACGTTTCCATATCCTTCGTGGAAAAAATTGGAGTCATTCCCCCAAGTGAAATCAACCACATTGATTGTGTACCGTGTTGCACAGCGGCAAGCAGAAACAGCGCGTTGACAAATaatgattgtgatggtgatgacaatgctCATCCACCAAACACAGGGTTTGGGTCACTTTGATCCTAACAGCCatgtaaatgataaaagaaCTTCCAGTCTGATACATAATTATCAAATAACATGTTGAGATCTCTAGAATCTTTAATATTTCATAACCGTATGATAGTCGGATTATATAGGTCTTAACATACACGCACTATTTTGAAGTTAATTCTTAGAAAAAACACATATACGTTACATCAGTCACGTAACATGATGCTCCCTATATAACAATGTACTAGGGGCCTCGACACGTGTCATCAGTACAGGCCAAGCAACGTATCCTTGGTACAGGCCGCGGGTCATTTGGTACAATGTACTATACCAAGGAATTTTGGTATTCTTTCCTGTAATTGGGGAATTTCCCCAGATTTGGGAACACGAAGGTATTTTTGTTAAAAATGTTACAACTAGATGtacaaagcaagaaagaaaacattctTCTTATGAATATAGCAGGATGAACAATTCTTCCAGTGTGTTAAGCAGTGTCGTGCAAAGTAAGTCGCAGTATGCTACGTGACAAGCGCACCGCACAGTACGTAGAACAGCTTGGTAACCTTGAGAATGTCAGCAGTCTTCCCCAGCTGCTGGTAACACAAAAAGCAGTAAGCATCACTGCACATGCCCTGAGCAGTGTCCAGCCCGTGGGGTCATTTGGTGCGATGATACATTAACGCTTCGAATGttcctttgtatatatatatatatatatatatatatatatatatatatatatatatatatatatatatatatatatatatatatatatatatatatatatatatatatatatatataagaagtagCATAAAAATGTAGTTCTATTGTAGTTTCTAAGAataacttattttcttttagtacAACCAACACAATGCACATACGTATATAAAGGATTTAGTCTAGGGAAATATTAACGTTAGTCTAGGGAATTCTTACACATCTACTTTGGGAGCACGGCCACGGCTGCTCGCAGGCCGCACTGCACCAAGCAACAATCAACACGTCACCGTACACAGCTAAGCATTGGCAGGGTAAACCGAGTTAATATGGCCGCGCTAAAGCCAAGCACAGTTCTACGTCTCCGTTTTCCCTTGACATTGTGAGTATTAAAGCGCATACATGTCTGTAACAATGCTACTGTTCATAGTATTTATTTCTAGTGAAATTCTGCTAAGTCATGATAACAAAATGGGTGGGCCTAAAATCATCCGGCTGCCTTACTTGTAGCATAAGGTATATGAGGTGCCTTGTGTTGCCCTACAGGTGTGTGAGGACCATGACGAAGGGTGATCCGGGCTCAGGGGCCGGACAAGGCGGTGGTACCGGCGGCACAATCAGGGATGCCGGCGGCTCCTTCGGCAAGAGGGAGGCGGCGATTGAGGACCAGTATTTCAAGAGGCTTGTGAGTACAGGGGGTGTAAGGATGGGGCGTGgctaggggagggaaggaacaagccAAGTAAGTGCTttgaaggtgaagaaaggaTCATGaattatacataaaaaaaaaaaataataataataataataaataatcgcAGGGAATGCGTCATCACCGCCAGTAACAGTACGGAAGGTGGGGCTGGAGAAAACAAGTGATCTgcgagaaaacagaaaacatttaaTTCACAATGCATTAGTTTGTCCATAAACATAATTTCATCCACAAAATCGGTGAATGCCCTCATTAAATATCAAGTAACAAAACTGTTCTTGTTGATCATGAGTGATAACCACTCCTCAGCCCAGGAAGTTATACCTACAGGCGCCGTAGCCTCACACCATGCCTCTGACATTGAGATTACACATTCCTCATGTTGATGTGTGGAATCTTGCTACACTGACTAATGACCTTGTTGGTAGTATGTGGACAGCATGTTATACCCATGACAAGTTGTGTCGTAATTCAGCACTATGTTGGAGCCTTGCCACATCTCTCAGTACTGCAGTGCTAGCCATTTATTTGACAGGtcatttttgtctctctctcctctcttgacAGCTCCATAGCTTCTATACCCAGGTCTTTTTTATTCTGTTGACATCACCATGAGCTTTTCTATTACACCTATTCAGCAAACATTGGCAATTTGCCTGGGACTTGGGAATCAACACTTTCAAATGTTCAGCCCTGCCACAGTACTACTCAGCCCATCCTAATCATAAATGGAAAATGGTTTTAGCTCGCATTCACATTGCCATTGTCATGGTTATTAATGAGTAATGGCCTTTCCCAATCCTTTGTCATctactttttttatcatcttgaAATCCTACCACATTGTACTTCAGTCTCATCTTTTTTATGACATCCTTCATGCCTGATTAGATTTTCATAGCTAGTCCTGGAAGATTTccatagatgttttttttttttctaatcttcaaATTATTAATTTTAGGAAAATATACCTGTAACAGCTTTAATGCTACATGCAATAAATTTATCTAGTTTTACAAGAGTCGTATCATGGGAGGTTTTAATtgtcttaatatatatattaccttacTGTTTACATattgctacattttttttttctctctctctcccccaggaAGCAGAGCAGCtggagaagatgaggaaaggcCTTAAACAAGAAGTGGAGTTTCACAAAAAGCAAATCAAGGCTCATGAGGAGGCCCTGAAGAGGCACAAGCAACGTCTTGATGAGCTTGATTAAGTAGTCAACAAAATGTGTTCAGTTATTGCCTTGGTCTGTATGTAATATACATTTTGGACCAGCCctagaaagaaaatatgggTGAAAAGTACTTACAGGTGATATAACTGTAATCTAGTAAATTGATTGTGATATGTATATAAGGCACTGTAGCATAGGAATGAGTATGTCACTATCTTGATAACAGATAACTAAAACTCTGTTCATTGGTTTGAAGATTTTCTTGATATACTGCCTAGATGTACAGTTATTGCAAAAAACTACATTAAACCCATACTTGATTCTTTTAATTTCTATCTTATGAAAGGAAAACTAGCCTTAAAATGATGATATTGCTGCTGTACAATACAGTAGTCTGTTACATATgtagtaaatagataaacttaTCATAGGCAGTCAGGGCTGAAGTTGTACATACTGTCTTTGTAAGTACAGGTGGTTTCCTAGCAAATCTGATTATCATTACTCACTTTAGTCCATTAAGGTATATGGATGCCTTGAGGCTTTGTGGGGAACTAATAGTTCAGGTCCATGTTGCTATAAAGTTTCATTTGTCTGAACTTGCAATGAAAGGTAGGATGAAAGGATAATGTGGATGATGTAGGACAACCACAAATTACAGTAAGAATAGGAGGCAAGACATCATTTTAACAGTGGAACAAATGGCACTGCTGCTTGCATATCTTTTGTAACAAACTGTTCCCCTTTCTTTGATACACATCTATAATCTAAATACCCCTTCTAAAGGGGATAGTTCACAAACAAGCCATCTAGTCCCAATTGAGTATGTGTCAATTTCTCTATTTTGAGTAAGGATAGATCATGAAAGCCATATCCCTCCCCTACATGAATACAGTGTTATGGCCAAACAGTAATCAAGGAGAAGGTTGCCAATCCTGGAGACAACTTCCAGTAGAATGCCAATTCTGTTAGCCTTACTGACACTCCTGACAAAGTGTCAGTTCTCTTATGATTTTACTGAGCCCCTCTCTGTGGGTCACTCCAGACACCACAAACAGCTGCCTCTACTCGGATCAGCTTCCCCTAGGTTATATCCTATACCCTTGTGCAGGACAAAATATGTGAGTCAATGAAAAATCTCAAGGTTGCCACCCCTGCCTCAGTGCAGAGGAAATATAAGTCCATAATTTTTTCCTACTGCTGGAAAGGATCCCACAGACATGTCAGGAGGACAGGCAAAACTGATGCCACACAATGAGGCTTAGTATTCTGGGGACAATGGCCCTCAAGATGAAAGTCAGTCACTGTCCTCCAGAATACTACAACACTCAGATCTGTGCTCAGCTTATCTCAAATCTCTCAGAAGACAGGCCTTGACCCCTACAAATTGACAGGTCCAGAGGGAAAATGGACTGCTGAACACAAAACAGTACTCTAAACAAAGACCATCCTcagcccacaaacacacacaaggcaaGTTGCAatcaactaaaaaaaacatgagtcAAAGGACACAAGACTggcaaaaagagaaataagtagCGGTCATCTCTATTAAAATTCAGACCCAAGAGCAGTATTTTCAGCATCCATGGATggccagataaaaaaaaactactttaaGGTATCTAACTAATACCCAGCTCCCTCATCCAAGATACTGTATGACTTAATACAGTAAACTAACTCAAGTGACCAGTTCTCACAAAGTGCACACCTGCCTCCCTCAGAGAGAAACCACCAACTGCACTGCCCTCTTGCCTATGGTGTGTCAGGAGCCAGATGTGAGATGTTTTTTAAACGATCTGGGCTGATATGGGGCAAGATGAGAGGGTGGCTAACAGGCATAATCCTTTGTGGCTCAAGGCTTCCTGTGTCCTCAAAACATTTCATGTTCAATAAATCACCATACTTACATCTTAAGAGCTGGCTGgaatttcattttttctatacTGGACTATGAATTATCTTTTTTCATGGGTATTGGTTTCAAATTGctagaagggaaaagggagatatTAAGAGATTAATACAAGGTTAGGCTTGTGAGAAGTAACAACCACCCATGAGCGAGCCAGGGAGAAGAACCGGCAGGGATTCACTCATTCCCTTCACATTACTCAC includes:
- the LOC135104314 gene encoding ATPase inhibitor mai-2, mitochondrial-like, with the translated sequence MAALKPSTVLRLRFPLTLCVRTMTKGDPGSGAGQGGGTGGTIRDAGGSFGKREAAIEDQYFKRLEAEQLEKMRKGLKQEVEFHKKQIKAHEEALKRHKQRLDELD